Part of the Nicotiana sylvestris chromosome 2, ASM39365v2, whole genome shotgun sequence genome, CGAGAACTACTGAGGTGGTCTGTAGTAGCCATAGACTCCATAAAACGTTTGTGCAAAGGTGAacattatcaaaataacagcagCAATGAAGGAGATAATTGCCCATGGGTTGTTGAAATACTTGTGCCTTAAAGTAGCACGCCAAGCATTCCACCTATGGTCATAGTACCTGTTAATTTGGTCAGATAACTGTGAAAGGTAACTGTCATTGATGTCGAAAACAACCTCTTGACAAAGCCGATTGAAGAGGTCAGCAACTTCCGCGTCATTACCAAGCCAATGCTCAATTATTCCACAATAATGGAGGTAACTAACATCCTCTGGGGAATCAATCAAATTGTCCAAGAAGATTACGTACGAAGTTATGTCATTGGTGCAGTCAAGATGGCATTGTTCAAAAGCAATCAGGTTGAGGAAAAGTGACTTTGTACCATCATGGATTAAAAGCCTAGGCATTTTGAGGATTCCATTCTGAAATTTCACATCCCAGAACCGATCAGTCTTCCTTTTCTTGAACTTAACCCCAGCGTCTTTTAGCTCCGAAACACAATGAATCAATTGCTGCCTGCGTTTGTCTGCAACCCGATTCGAATGTGACCAACGCTTGATCCACGTCCTAGGTGTTGGCTTAGGCCCTGTCTGCAAAAGGCTCCTCCTGAAAATAGAGGTGTCAAAATCAGCTCATTGTTCCAGCCCAATCGGTTCAAGTTTAAACCGGTGGTTATGACCTGTGTGTTGACCTAAAGGGATTGAACCCGAAATAACCATCATCAAAATATTGGGTAGTAACGGGTCAAATAGTGTAATGCAACGGGTCAAAATGTAATACAATCCAAAACTTACAAATCAAATTTGGAGATTGAAAATTatgtaatttttgaaaaacttgaGCTAATCACTTGAGAAAAATATGTTTGTTCttatacctttttttttttttccaaaaaggaaaaaaggaaagagGGGGGTTGGACGGAAGTTGGATTATGATCCGTTATTTGACCCAACCGGCACATTTGTAACCTTTACCTGAAAACATCAAGGCAATGAAGTCCACCAAGGTCTCCCAACGGATCAAAGGAAGTAGAACGTCCCATGGAAGACTTGAATTTGTTCAAGTCACTCTGCGTCAATGGCTCATCAGTTGGCATCAATGGATCAAAGAACCTTAAAGCTAACCTTGCTACAATACCTTTCTCATCAGGCATTTCAGATTGAATCCCATACAACCGATCAAGTATAAATAGTGGAATTTGATTCTCAATCATAATCATATCTCTCTGAATAGAATGCATCGATCCTCGCATCGCGAAAATCGGATCATTCCTCGCATAACCAAAATGCGTGAATCCACCAGCAACTCCACGAAACAGCTCAAGAACAAAACAACTGTCAAGAACCATCATTTCAACAAACTCATTGCTGCTCATTGTAATATTCCCTTCATAACAAGCGCGTGCTTTCTCTTCAAGCTCTCTTACTGCATCAAAATACAGTTTAATTTCTTGATTCGTCCGCTTGAGGATATGGTAAACGGCTCGCCATTTATGGCGATCCATATTGCGTAGGCGTCTTTTACCATGGTGATAAGGACCAAGAGAAACAATTTGAGGAATATAAGCTTTATCATCATCTTTACGCAAGCTTAAGGGGACTCTGTATATTGAGAGTTTAGCCCATGATCCAGCATCATTATCCTGTTTAGCTTGCTCTAATTTCTCCTTAATGCTAATTACCCATTCCGATTCTGGTGATTTAGGGCCCTCTTCTATAATAGGAGCATTTTCCTCAATTGTAACTTTCAAAGAATCAGATGGCTGATGTTGTTCTTTATGCAACAGGGGcagttgctgttgttgttgtaagGGCACTTCTGGAAATTCAATGGATCTGCTGGTGGTAGGAGTAGGAGCATTTTGTAGACCAGCATCAACTGTTTCTTTGAGCTTGAGGGTAATGAGGTACCAACTCAAAAGATCTTTGTTGAATACTGCAACCATTTTTGGCTTGCTTTCTTCAAAAGATAGGAGTTTGGATCATTCTATTAAAGCAAGAAGAATGCTTTGTTGGATTGTTTATTACTTTTAAGGCAACTTTAGCTTGTAAGTAACATGTCGTTTTCCTTATAATGTGAATAGAAAGTGATGATTGTAGGATGTTGAAGTTGACCTAATCTAACTGGGGAAAATGCTGCCTAATGGCCCATTCTTCACTATTTTAAATGAACTGTTGTTCACGTTTTTTGCCTAAAAAATTAATATGATCTTCAACACTCTGTTATCAGCTCTAtagtttgtaatttttttttttttggaatccCAAGAAAATTACAGACGCTACAGCCTCTGTCATTCGGGTGAGCACTTTGTGGTGAGCACTTTGTGCGCACTGGGTAAATCCCTCATTGTGTAATAGCTTGCAAACCACACAGAAGATGTAAACCGCACTAGGCAAGCCCTGTGTGACAGGCTTAGACCCAGAAGGCATTGAGAGTGAATCGATCTCAGGTCATCACTATGGATTAGTAATTATTTTCCTGATGTCAAAGGTCATATTATTAattgaaagaattacaagaaaatatatatgacttcacaccataataAAAAATAgcccatatttttaagttttaccccacCTAGCCcacattgtacatattttgaaagtacTTGCAAATTCAAAATCTTCATTCTTACagccattgcttctaaaagctatggagttaattctttgttctcacaaccattgctttcgctctctcttcttctcacatcttttacatatgcttcaagggccGTGTATTTTCTGTTTCTCCTCTTATGTCACCtgcttgcaatgtaagaaaattgaagagtagaagtccaccattgaagaccattcaaagctttgcttttgaaaatgttttttttttttgaatttgttagttgtttggattgggtgttgttccaattgattgaaaatatcaaaagaagtacaaaatttaaatttgaagtgatttggagtagatttgagcaagatttgagttaaatttcagaaaaggaatAAGGAAGAAGACAAAGTCagtattttgtataattatgtataatcttgtataatagtgtatatgagtgtagaaacacaccttatatgctattatacacttttatacacttttatacaagcgtctgtagacgaacttcttccatgattttcagttgcaattctcgttcaaaaccagtccaaatttccattaaatgacttcaaattttatatacaacctccttataccaTTTCTAACAAAtctaaataacacccactccaaatttctcacaaaatcaaattcaaaatttaaacccacatatttaaacttgttaaaaatctaattttcaccacccaaatgaatttggtttgttgaactaatatttgagttacagttactgattcgaaaattaatttaaaagcttgaggaatcttttttaaaaattaaatagtaattttgagaacctatttgaattggatgttgaatcttagcctattatttttggactagttagttgtaaattgaaatatgagttataaaatttaaaaaatatggaGCTCAATTAttcttatgtgaaattttccctTATTAATTTGGTGATGCTGCAAACGTACACCAAAAAACTACAAATTTTTAGGTAGATATTAATCTTTTAGCAAAAAGTAAACAAGAAAGAAATTAGTATTAAACTACAAGGGTCACATCTGCCTTAATCTATTTGACCCACCAATTATGGTgtgaaagaagaaaaatgaattaGCACATGAtgcaattttgagaaaaaaatgcAGTGGCCAGTATTTGCTAAAACCAGCTGTTGACAGTTCAGATATACGACCCATTTAGCCTTAGTTATATCATTTTCATCCAACCTGATCACCTCTTGATCAAGAGAAAATGTCTGAGAAATTTCTCTTTTTATAATTTTCCATATTCGATCACGTTCTAATTTGTCAACAGACAAAATCAAGGATATATAATTGGAGTTTTGGTTACATCTGAACATGATGTTTTAAATACTTCACTATTGAAACTATAATTGAAAGGAATTTGTGAAATCCAATTAAATTGTACTTGGACAACTGTAGTTTTTGAATTCTTTTAGCAAAAATTTTAAGATTCACTCACTATAAAGATGCAGATAGCGACTTAAAAAGAAAGGTTGAGCTTGAGGGAAAAATAATTCCACAAACAAACGCCTACCATAAAAAGCAACCAACAAGCTTACAGTAAAACTAGGAGCATAATCCTGTAGAAAGGACTGACATAGCTTTTAGATTCTCTTGACAAGCAATGAGCAACTAAATTTGCTTGCCTCTAAATCCAAACCAGAGAAATATTAGCATTTCTCTTTAACAAGAAACGACAGTCCGCTCTAAAAACACTTCAAAATAGAATCTTCACTCTTCACTCTTCACTTAATAAGTTACAAAAAGCACAAATTCCTAGGCATCACATTCAAGAATACCTAGGCCATCAAAATGTTGAACCAACTAGGTGAGAGCAAAACTTAAACTCATAATTTCAGTAATATTTAACGTTGACACAATCTCAAAAAACTGAAGAAGCTGCAGCTACAAACTTACCAGCTGAATCACGCACAATAACCACTACTCTATCACACCCCCAAGTAAGAAAGATAATTGCATCTACATCACATTTTTAATCCCATGTGTAGGTGTAACGAtttgaccggtcgttttgagcatttccACCTTGCTCGGTAGTTTGAGGGCATGAGCAgcttcgtatgatgtattatgacttgtgtgtatcatcgattttggttttcaggcgTTTCGGAATtagtttggaagaatgaatttcaagattgaagctttaagttggaagagttgaccaagtttgactttttagtatttgacctcgggtCGGAGTTTTGATGATTCCATTAGGAACGGATGATAATTTTGTACTTGGGTGTATACCCGGAAtttcatttggatatttctagaaggtttcggcactaactggcgaaagttggaaatttgaaggtttggaatgttcataactttgactgggagttgactttgatgatatcaggTTCAGATTGTGGTTTTggaattggaatagcttcgttattccatttgggacttgtgtgcaaaaattGAGTtaattccgagttgatttgataaggttcagcacgagttttggaagttaaaagattcaaagttcattaagttcgatttgaggtgcgattcgtggttttgatattgttatgCATGAGTTGAGGCCTCGGGtaagtccgtgttatgttatgggacttgttggtatgttcggacggggtcccgaagggctcgagtgagtttcggataagtttgggttgtgttgcgttGGTTTTTTtgatgtttcgacgtcgtttcttcatgcataaatggtaccacattaagcaaatgagcttcaatttctattttgattgaagcattagatccgtatcacaATTTTGGAACCATAGCAACTAGAATCATCAAGTTTcgacatcgtatgaggaatttatggtcattttactaagaattgagtTGCCAGatattttcagattaattacgaattTGCCGTTgatttcgtatttaaaaatctgcactatttctacatattaaaaccaacatatctccttcaatatagggtcaaatggagtgattcaagagcctaacttgactgaaatttcacaaggaatccattggagatATCAAAAGTGAGTATTGGGATTATTTGGCACAAGAAACAAGGCAGAACAATATTAAAATGAGAGTTTTGctcatttaacatattttgagttggggagctcggatttgagtgattttggagGCAATATTCATCACAAGGGTCGGGATAAGTGTTCTATATTCAGTTGTGATtgtatttcatgaatctatcttcgtttttaacatttgattgatgatttcaagagagaaattgagggtttttgtttaaaatttcatagagtgaatttttaggttttgaacatcgattcagagtcgaATTTGAATGGAacttgtatggttgaactcgtaattaAATAGGTTGTcaaattttgtgagttttgtcgggttccgaggtgcgggcccatGTTTGACCTTTTGgttgattttgggcttttgattaaagattcgatctTTATTAATTAGGCTTGTTTTCTTTGCATTATTTGGTGTCCTTGGGttacttttggctagtttcgagccattCAGAGGTCGATACGCACGGGATGGTAGTTTTGGAacatcgtttggcttgctcggtattggattcagtttgttcaaggtaagtaacacttctaaacttgttgttgagggtatgaaaccacgAACTATGtattatgtgattgatgttgaggtgatgcGCTTGCTAGGTGACGGGTGTCTAGGCGTGCACTGTAGTAACTGTGATTTAGTCGAT contains:
- the LOC104233636 gene encoding UPF0481 protein At3g47200-like, which gives rise to MVAVFNKDLLSWYLITLKLKETVDAGLQNAPTPTTSRSIEFPEVPLQQQQQLPLLHKEQHQPSDSLKVTIEENAPIIEEGPKSPESEWVISIKEKLEQAKQDNDAGSWAKLSIYRVPLSLRKDDDKAYIPQIVSLGPYHHGKRRLRNMDRHKWRAVYHILKRTNQEIKLYFDAVRELEEKARACYEGNITMSSNEFVEMMVLDSCFVLELFRGVAGGFTHFGYARNDPIFAMRGSMHSIQRDMIMIENQIPLFILDRLYGIQSEMPDEKGIVARLALRFFDPLMPTDEPLTQSDLNKFKSSMGRSTSFDPLGDLGGLHCLDVFRRSLLQTGPKPTPRTWIKRWSHSNRVADKRRQQLIHCVSELKDAGVKFKKRKTDRFWDVKFQNGILKMPRLLIHDGTKSLFLNLIAFEQCHLDCTNDITSYVIFLDNLIDSPEDVSYLHYCGIIEHWLGNDAEVADLFNRLCQEVVFDINDSYLSQLSDQINRYYDHRWNAWRATLRHKYFNNPWAIISFIAAVILIMFTFAQTFYGVYGYYRPPQ